A stretch of DNA from Nonlabens ponticola:
CAGATATAGGGTTTAGGATCTACCGCACCACCAGATTTATAAATGCCAAAATGCAAATGTGGTGGCGTGGTTCTAGCATTTCCTGTATTACCTACAAGGCCGATCGTATCACCACGCTTGACTCGTTGACCAGCTTTAACTAATTGCGAATCAAGGTGCGCATAATAATGACTGGATTGGGTCAATGGATCTCGCAACCAGATTTGCTTACCACCTAGCCCACGATCGCGTACACTGGATATACTACCATCTGCTGCGGCAATAACAGGATGACCGCGATCTGCAAATATGTCGTTACCCTTATGAGATCTCGCGCCGCCAGCTCGTGATGCACCCCAAAAGGATTGTATCGATCGGTTTGATTTTCCTGCTACGGGAAATGCCAGTAGCGGTTGTTTGTAGATTTTTAACTGTGCTGTAGATACAGAATCCAGCAGTGATTGAACGATCACACGCACTTGTTGCTCTTGTGTTATAGGTTTTAAAGTAATTAAAGTGTCCTGTACTGTAGCACTAGTAAGTAATCGGTTGTTCACATCATAGAATTCCAGCAACCAGTGCTGGATTGATGTTGAGGTGATGGTGGCTTTTAAGCTTTCGCCTTGAGCTATATCAACTAGGTATCCAGCTGAAAATGGCATGTGTCTAGCATTCAAAAACTCACTGTAATTCTCATCGATCACAAGACTATCAGTGATCGCTAGTTGGGTTAGCTCTTGCCATTTTTTGAGACTTGAAGGATTTTTCTCTAATTGCCGCTGATAAATTTCTCTTGCGGTAGGCTGTTTGATAAAATCAAAAAACTCAGGTTTATAAAAGTACAGATATGCCGCGGCTAGCAAAAAGGTAATAACGATAATCGCAACACCGTTGCGCCGCAGGAAACTCATATTTTTACGGTAATAATTGCTTAATGACGTCGCTCAATTGAGGGTTTTCTGGTCCCATAGCGTTGTTATCTAAAAGCGTACCATCTGCCGTATAGATCATGAACCGCGGTATATCAAAAAATTTGTTTTCTTCATAGAATTTGCCTTGAGGATAATTGCGAGCGATGTAATTGTGCTCTAGATCTACCTGTGCGGCAAATGATTTCCAGTAACTGTTGTTCCTATCTGTCGATATATGGATGACCTCGAAATCATCGCTATTCACATCACTTTTTAATTGATCAATATCTTCAAGCCGCTTAACGATGTCACCACTGTACGTGTTCCAGAAATGAACATAGGTTATTTTGCCTTTGTTTTGATCTATTAGATTTTCTAACGTATAATAATAATCGTCCTCATCTGTCAACTGTACCACTTTATTAGAACTAGTATCAGCATCCATGTAGTGCAACGGCTGTTTGCTTTCATCCTTGCAACTCGTCATGAAGAAGGCCAGAATTATAATAAATAGTTTTCTCATGTAAAAAGTTGTTTAACCAGCTCTTCAATGCGAGAAACGCCGTGAGCTTGTATGGTAGTGTTGTTGGTTTTGGATTTTGACGGTGCAATGAAGATTTTGTCAAAACCTAATTTGGCGGCTTCATTAACACGTTGATCGGTACGGCTTACCGGTCGTATCTCGCCGCCTAGACCAACCTCTGCACTGTAGCAATGTTGTGAGCTTATCTCGATATCAAAGTTTGATGATAGGATCGCCACGACGACTGCAAGATCAATGGCTGGATCGTCCACAGTAATGCCACCGGTTATATTCAAGAAAACATCTTTTTGTCCTAATTTGAATCCAGCACGTTTTTCCAGAACGGCAAGGATCATGTTTAATCTTTTCAAGTTATAACCTGTTGCACTGCGCTGTGGCGTTCCATACACCGCTGTACTTACAAGCGCCTGCACCTCTATCATGAGTGGCCGCATACCTTCCATTGTGGCGGCGATGGCAGTACCACTTAAATTATTGCCACGTTGTGAGATAAGTAGCTCGCTGGGATTGCTTACCTCGCGCAAACCATGTCCTTGCATTTCATAAATACCTATCTCGTGCGTACTACCAAAACGGTTCTTAAGCGCTCGCAATATCCTATAGGTATGATTGCGGTCACCTTCAAATTGAAGCACGGTATCAACCATGTGCTCAAGAATTTTAGGTCCGGCGATATGACCGTCTTTTGTGATGTGTCCTATCAATAAAACAGGCGTTCCTGTTTCTTTGGCAAATTTGATGAGTTCACCGGTACATTCTCGTATTTGAGAAACGCTACCAGCCGTACTTTCAATATGATCGGTCTGCAGCGTCTGGACAGAATCGATGATCAATACTTGCGGTTCAAAGTCTGCAATCTGGCGGAATATGTTTTGCGTCTTGGTCTCTGTCAAGATATAGCAATTGTCCACGTTTTTCTCAATGCGCTCTGCACGCATCTTGATCTGGTGGGCGCTTTCCTCACCACTCACATAAAGCGTTTTATAAGGTAATCGCAAGCATAACTGTAATAACAGTGTTGATTTACCTATTCCTGGCTCACCACCTAATAATGTTACAGATCCTGATACCAGGCCACCACCTAAAACACGATTAAATTCTGCATTTGTGGTGTCGAGTCGTGGACTTTCAGTCGCGTCGATTTGCGAGATGCGTTGTGGTTTTTGGGTACGCTTTCGCGAAAGCGTAACATCACCACCAGCAGCCTGCTCCCAACTGGGTTTGGTATTTTTTTCAACCACTTCTTCTACCAGCGTGTTCCACTCTTTGCATGCGGTACACTGGCCTTGCCATTTGGCATGTTGAGCGCCACAGTTCTGGCAGTAGTAGGTTGTCTTGACTTTGGCCATTTAATGATTTTAAAAGCTTGAAGTTACAGGATGGGCGGCAATCGTGAAAATTAAGATTGAGCTGTTTTCTTGCGCCACGAAAAAAGCGCAAAACAAATCAATCCCAATATGACGACAAGCAAAGTTTGCGACAACCAGACAATCCAGCCGAATGCTGTACCCACAACCTGTGTGTAGCCAAATATCACC
This window harbors:
- a CDS encoding TlpA family protein disulfide reductase → MRKLFIIILAFFMTSCKDESKQPLHYMDADTSSNKVVQLTDEDDYYYTLENLIDQNKGKITYVHFWNTYSGDIVKRLEDIDQLKSDVNSDDFEVIHISTDRNNSYWKSFAAQVDLEHNYIARNYPQGKFYEENKFFDIPRFMIYTADGTLLDNNAMGPENPQLSDVIKQLLP
- the radA gene encoding DNA repair protein RadA, whose translation is MAKVKTTYYCQNCGAQHAKWQGQCTACKEWNTLVEEVVEKNTKPSWEQAAGGDVTLSRKRTQKPQRISQIDATESPRLDTTNAEFNRVLGGGLVSGSVTLLGGEPGIGKSTLLLQLCLRLPYKTLYVSGEESAHQIKMRAERIEKNVDNCYILTETKTQNIFRQIADFEPQVLIIDSVQTLQTDHIESTAGSVSQIRECTGELIKFAKETGTPVLLIGHITKDGHIAGPKILEHMVDTVLQFEGDRNHTYRILRALKNRFGSTHEIGIYEMQGHGLREVSNPSELLISQRGNNLSGTAIAATMEGMRPLMIEVQALVSTAVYGTPQRSATGYNLKRLNMILAVLEKRAGFKLGQKDVFLNITGGITVDDPAIDLAVVVAILSSNFDIEISSQHCYSAEVGLGGEIRPVSRTDQRVNEAAKLGFDKIFIAPSKSKTNNTTIQAHGVSRIEELVKQLFT
- a CDS encoding peptidoglycan DD-metalloendopeptidase family protein, producing MSFLRRNGVAIIVITFLLAAAYLYFYKPEFFDFIKQPTAREIYQRQLEKNPSSLKKWQELTQLAITDSLVIDENYSEFLNARHMPFSAGYLVDIAQGESLKATITSTSIQHWLLEFYDVNNRLLTSATVQDTLITLKPITQEQQVRVIVQSLLDSVSTAQLKIYKQPLLAFPVAGKSNRSIQSFWGASRAGGARSHKGNDIFADRGHPVIAAADGSISSVRDRGLGGKQIWLRDPLTQSSHYYAHLDSQLVKAGQRVKRGDTIGLVGNTGNARTTPPHLHFGIYKSGGAVDPKPYIWQQEIPEKSIALPFAEIAIGKGTGANLRRRPDSKGELIRNIQNDTVTILGNSTNWYHVRIADSLAGFAHQSVIRLIKD